From a single Silene latifolia isolate original U9 population chromosome 6, ASM4854445v1, whole genome shotgun sequence genomic region:
- the LOC141588689 gene encoding uncharacterized protein LOC141588689: MAAVPMRDNLAPKKVVNPSIVKPPIQANNFDVKATLLQLVQGNQFGGGATENPNEHLNEFLDSCDMFKVNGVSKDTIRLRLFPYFLRGSAKEWLKSCEPDSFRTWNDVSKAFLNKYFPPQRIARIKSELKGFTQHDDEALYEAWESQFQASNGKFPDKTEENPKTINAIHLRSGRELEDRVFVKRKNSRKPEVVVEPPKVVEDDLVEVVVKTPMVVDEPTKIVEEPKEQVVRTYVPPIPFPQRLARAKLGQKYGKFMHMMKGVNITMPFIDVIKEIPAYGKFLKELISNKNSLSPSTTVNLSKECSAILMNELPQNLEDPGSFSIPCTIGSIQIKRALCDLGASISLLPLKIFKKLKGFQLLPTRVSLQLADRSVRYPIGLVEDVPLKVGKLVIPCDFYVMDIPEDSKITIILGRPCLATGGAMIDVKNGKLFLQVGDDKMEFSLEKSMKSPSKSDSCCRVDVLEDCLNEHNLEPSYLDPLEVCLNKEENGGDLVLRVDVKGDLGEDHSREDKFEDQINDEIESFFNSPDSFNLSSLEDAS; encoded by the exons ATGGCCGCGGTTCCTATGAGGGATAATTTAGCTCCAAAGAAGGTGGTGAATCCTAGTATTGTCAAGCCACCTATACAAGCAAATAATTTCGATGTGAAGGCTACTTTATTGCAACTAGTACAAGGAAACCAATTTGGAGGGGGAGCTACCGAAAACCccaatgaacaccttaatgaattcttggatagttgtgacatgtttAAAGTGAATGGAGTATCGAAGGATACAATCCGCCTTAGACTCTTTCCATATTTCTTGAGGGGGAGTGCTAAGGAATGGTTGAAGAGTTGTGAGCCCGATTCATTTAGAACTTGGAATGATGTCTCCAAGGCCTTCTTGAACAAGTACTTTCCACCACAAAGGATcgcaagaatcaagagtgagctTAAAGGCTTCACCCAACATGATGATGAGGCCCTTTATGAGGCGTGGGAAAG TCAATTTCAAGCCTCAAATGGAAAATTTCCGGATAAAACCGAGGAGAACCCAAAAACCATTAATGCTatacatttgaggagtggtagggAGTTGGAAGACCGGGTGTTCGTAAAGAGGAAAAATAGTCGCAAACCGGAAGTTGTGGTTGAACCACCAAAAGTGGTTGAAGATGATCTTGTAGAGGTTGTTGTGAAAACTCCCATGGTAGTTGATGAACCTACCAAAATTGTTGAAGAACCCAAGGAACAAGTTGTGAGGACATATGTGCCACCAATTCCTTTTCCCCAAAGGTTGGCAAGGGCAAAGCTTGGGCAAAAGTATGGGAAATTCATGCACATGATGAAAGGTGTGAACATCACCATGCCTTTTATTGATGTCATCAAGGAGATACCCGCATATGGAAAATTCTTGAAGGAATTGATTTCCAACAAAAATTCCTTGAGTCCAAGTACAACGGTGAATTTATCAAAGGAATGTAGTGCAATCTTAATGAATGAGTTGCCCCAAAATCTtgaagatccgggtagtttttctatccCGTGCACAATTGGATCCATTCAAATAAAGAGGGCCCTATGTGATTTGGGAGCTAGCATTAGCCTATTGCCTCTCAAGATTTTCAAGAAGTTGAAGGGATTTCAGCTTTTACCAACTAGAGTTTCTTTACAACTTGCCGATAGATCGGTGAggtatccaattggccttgtggaAGATGTACCACTCAAGGTGGGAAAACTTGTGATACCTTGCGACTTCTATGTGATGGATATTCCCGAGGATTCCAAAATTACAATCATCCTTGGGCGCCCATGCCTTGCTACCGGGGGTGCGATGATTGATGTTAAGAATGGGAAGCTTTTCCTTCAAGTTGGTGATGACAAGATGGAATTCTCGTTGGAAAAATCTATGAAATCTCCTTCTAAAAGTGACTCTTGTTGTAGAGTGGATGTGTTAGAGGATTGCTtgaatgagcataatcttgagCCTTCATATTTGGACCCATTGGAAGTTTGCCTAAATAAGGAGGAAAATGGAGGTGATCTTGTGTTGAGAGTTGATGTTAAAGGAGATTTGGGTGAAGATCACTCAAGAGAAGATAAATTTGAAGATCAAATTAATGATGAGATTGAATCATTCTTCAACTCTCCGGATTCATTTAATCTAAGCTCTTTAGAAGATGCATCTTAG